The Flavobacterium sp. 102 genomic interval GTGCTACACCGGTGCCATCAATAACTTTATATCTGTCAATAAACGAACTCTGATTTTTGTGTGATTTTAGCTCTTCGGGTAAATCAGGATATTTTAACCTTTCTTTTCCTTTGTCCCATTTTTGAATGGCTGTTTTGTAGATAGCTAAATCGCGGGGATTGTGTGGTCTTGAAATGTGTTGCGTTACAAAATCGACACCATTACGTAGTTCAAAACGTTGTAGGTATTCGTTTTTGCTTTCGATATAAGGTGTTTTTTTAAATCCTTCGCCAGGTTTTAAAACCGGTAAATCGGCAAAAGCATCATTAACGGTATATTGTCTGACTATCTTTTTAAATTCAGGAAAACCAAAATCTTTTTCTTTTTTCCAACCTACTATGATTATACGTTTGCGAGCTTGAACTACCCCGTAGTCTGCTGCATTAAGCGTGTCATGATATACTTCATAACCAATTCTTCTGAAATAGGCTTTTAGGTTTTTGAAATGTTGTCCTTTGTTGGCACTTAACATGCCAGGAACGTTTTCAAAAACAAATGCTCTAGGTTCAAATTCTTTTAAAAATCTACCGTATTGAATGTATAATTTGTTACGAGGGTCATTTTCAATATTCTCTTGATGTCTTCCCAACAAGGAATAGGCTTGGCAAGGTGGGCCACCAATTATTAAATCTATTTTCTTTTTTGATTTTTTGATGGTTTCGAAAATACCGGAAATAGTTTCATCATTAATTTCAATATTTAAAACAGAATCGATGATTTTTTTAGGAATATCTTTAAAGAAAGTCTCCTGATATATTTCTCCTTTGATGTATTGGTAATATAAATCGAGATTTTTTTTAGATTTCAAATAATGATAAGCAGCTCTTGTCTTAATTGTTTGACAGGCTTCGGGATTCATTTCTATGTGTGCAATCGGCTCGAACCCCGCATTGATAAAGCCTTCCGACATTCCGGAAGCTCCCGCAAAGAGGTCGATGTATGTTAATTTTTCGGTCATGCGAAAAAAATAATTAATAACAAAAGTATCGATAAAAATCTCTCAAAATACAAAAAAATATTGAAAAGTACAGTATCATTAAATTTTTGTCAGAAGCTTTCTTTTTTATGAGTTTTGTTCGGTTGTGAATTAAAAAACCCCAAGCATTACTGCCTGGGGTTTTCCTTTATTATAAGGTGAATTATTATATCATTATCCAGATATCATCCCTGACGGGATTTTGTTGTTGTTTTTTATTCATGGGTTGAAACCCATGCTACCCATATTTAACCCCTAACGGGGTTGTGTTGTCGCGTTTATTTTTTTATCGATATTGAATCTCTACCGATATTAAACCCCTGACGGGATTTTGTTGTTGTTTTTTATTCATGGGTTGAAACCCATGCTACCCATATTTAACCCCTAACTGGGTTGTGTTGTTGTGTGTGTTTTTATCGATAATGAATCTCTACCGATATTGGACCCCTAACGGGGTTGTGTGGATTTGTGTTTTTTTGCCGAAATTGAATCTCTACCGATATTGAATCCCTGACGGGATTTTGTTGTTGTGTGTGTTTTATCGATATTGGGGTCCTAAGGGTTGTATGGATTTAGTAATCCCTTTAGGGATTGAATAAGGGTAGTAGGAGGGATATCATTTGATAAAAATCCCTTTAGGGATGATATAAATTACAAGGGTTCTTTAAAAATATATCTTTCATCATGATCAACCTCAAATAATTTTAAGAATTCTAAATATTCTTCCCGAAAAGTTTTTACTGAGTGATGTTGCTCTTGATTGTTAATATAATTAATAACATTATTTACT includes:
- a CDS encoding DNA cytosine methyltransferase; the encoded protein is MTEKLTYIDLFAGASGMSEGFINAGFEPIAHIEMNPEACQTIKTRAAYHYLKSKKNLDLYYQYIKGEIYQETFFKDIPKKIIDSVLNIEINDETISGIFETIKKSKKKIDLIIGGPPCQAYSLLGRHQENIENDPRNKLYIQYGRFLKEFEPRAFVFENVPGMLSANKGQHFKNLKAYFRRIGYEVYHDTLNAADYGVVQARKRIIIVGWKKEKDFGFPEFKKIVRQYTVNDAFADLPVLKPGEGFKKTPYIESKNEYLQRFELRNGVDFVTQHISRPHNPRDLAIYKTAIQKWDKGKERLKYPDLPEELKSHKNQSSFIDRYKVIDGTGVAHTVVAHIAKDGHHYIHPDVKQCRSISVREAARLQSFPDDFYFEGSRSAAFKQIGNAVPPLMANAIAKKMKELLCQK